In Candidatus Rickettsiella isopodorum, the following proteins share a genomic window:
- a CDS encoding ribonucleotide-diphosphate reductase subunit beta, whose translation MSTEHATGGFTGLETLEIGAARVQVDDKKIINCRADLNQLVPFKYKWAWEKYLAACANHWMPQEVNMSADIALWRDPKGLSEDERLIIERSLGFFSTADSLVANNLVLAVYRHITNPECRQYLLRQAFEEALHTHAYQYVIESLGMDEARLFNMYRELPTVAKKTEWALPFTQSLADPSFRTGTPGNDQRLLRDLIAFYVIFEGIFFYVGFSQILSMGRRNKMTGTAEQFQYILRDESMHLNFGIDVINQIKLENPHLWTPEFKRYVIDLVKEGVDLEYQYALDTMPRGILGLNANMMWDYLRFIGNRRLTQIGLPEQYPGVSNPLPWMSEIIDLKKEKNFFETRVTEYQTGGSLNWDD comes from the coding sequence ATGAGCACTGAACATGCCACCGGTGGTTTTACCGGTCTAGAAACACTCGAAATAGGTGCAGCCCGTGTACAAGTCGATGACAAGAAGATCATCAACTGTCGTGCCGATCTCAATCAACTCGTGCCATTTAAATATAAATGGGCCTGGGAAAAATACTTAGCGGCCTGCGCTAATCATTGGATGCCACAAGAAGTTAACATGTCGGCAGACATTGCCTTATGGCGCGATCCAAAAGGATTAAGTGAAGATGAGCGTTTGATCATAGAACGCAGCTTAGGGTTTTTCTCAACGGCTGACTCTTTGGTTGCGAACAATCTGGTCTTAGCTGTCTATCGTCATATTACCAATCCAGAGTGTCGACAATATTTACTCAGACAAGCCTTTGAAGAGGCTTTGCATACGCATGCTTATCAATATGTCATAGAAAGTTTAGGTATGGATGAAGCACGTCTTTTTAATATGTACCGCGAATTACCGACCGTGGCTAAAAAAACAGAATGGGCGCTTCCTTTTACGCAAAGCTTAGCCGATCCTAGTTTTCGTACCGGCACACCCGGCAATGATCAACGTCTATTGCGCGATTTAATTGCTTTTTATGTGATATTCGAAGGCATATTTTTCTATGTCGGTTTTTCACAGATCCTCAGCATGGGACGACGAAATAAAATGACCGGAACCGCCGAACAATTTCAATATATCTTACGCGACGAATCGATGCATTTAAATTTTGGTATCGATGTGATCAATCAAATTAAACTGGAAAATCCACATTTATGGACACCCGAATTCAAACGCTATGTCATTGACCTCGTCAAAGAAGGTGTTGATCTAGAATATCAATATGCTTTAGATACCATGCCGCGTGGTATTCTTGGATTAAATGCTAACATGATGTGGGATTATCTACGTTTCATCGGCAATCGACGTCTCACACAAATCGGCTTGCCTGAACAATATCCTGGTGTTAGCAACCCTTTACCTTGGATGAGTGAAATCATTGATCTCAAAAAAGAAAAGAATTTCTTTGAAACCCGCGTAACGGAATACCAAACTGGCGGAAGTTTAAATTGGGATGATTAA